Proteins co-encoded in one Cupriavidus metallidurans CH34 genomic window:
- a CDS encoding ParB/RepB/Spo0J family partition protein: MATKLKSLKAGMLAGMAAEKTRSDAIDRFARAEAAISQHPNGLLQSARAIPPQSTFSAESDESVIEGRTLIKIPIAQLHDNPFNARRIYDPAVVQERAASIATHGQKTPGLAASDPTRPGHYILIDGHYRKRALASAGKLEMECFIETDLSDLDFYRLSFLLNEQRSDQSALDNAIAWRQLLDEGKVQKEDEICELTGMSAGTVNKTLALLKLPESVLAVMRERPSAIGIATGYELTLYCKVAGEDRTRDLATRIMNDGMSSREVEAIRKQAQEGKSRKVKEISRQYKIRTESGQLLGTIKEWDSGRVMLDVQLTDRSAREDLLDVLKARFGLDKTLI; encoded by the coding sequence ATGGCAACGAAATTGAAGAGTCTCAAGGCGGGGATGCTCGCCGGCATGGCCGCAGAAAAGACCCGCAGCGACGCGATCGACCGGTTCGCGCGTGCGGAGGCGGCCATTTCCCAGCATCCAAATGGGCTGTTGCAGTCGGCGCGCGCAATCCCGCCGCAATCGACTTTCAGCGCTGAAAGTGATGAGAGCGTGATCGAAGGGCGGACGCTGATAAAGATTCCCATCGCCCAGCTGCATGACAACCCCTTCAATGCCCGCCGCATCTACGATCCGGCGGTTGTGCAGGAGCGCGCGGCGTCGATTGCCACGCATGGTCAAAAGACGCCGGGTCTGGCTGCGTCCGACCCGACCCGTCCCGGCCACTACATCCTGATCGACGGTCACTACCGCAAGCGCGCACTGGCGTCAGCGGGCAAGCTCGAGATGGAATGCTTCATCGAGACCGACCTGAGCGATCTCGATTTCTATCGCCTTTCCTTCCTGCTCAACGAGCAGCGGTCGGACCAGTCCGCACTCGACAACGCGATCGCCTGGCGCCAGTTGCTCGATGAGGGCAAGGTTCAGAAGGAGGACGAAATCTGCGAACTGACCGGAATGTCGGCCGGCACCGTCAACAAGACACTGGCCTTGCTCAAGCTGCCCGAGTCCGTTCTGGCGGTTATGCGCGAACGTCCGAGCGCGATCGGGATTGCTACCGGCTACGAGCTGACGCTGTACTGCAAGGTTGCCGGCGAAGACCGCACGCGCGATCTGGCCACGCGCATCATGAACGACGGCATGTCCAGCCGCGAGGTCGAAGCGATTCGCAAGCAGGCCCAGGAAGGGAAGTCCCGCAAGGTCAAGGAGATCAGCCGCCAGTACAAGATTCGGACAGAATCGGGCCAGCTACTCGGGACGATCAAAGAGTGGGACTCCGGCCGTGTCATGCTTGATGTTCAACTCACCGACCGCAGTGCCCGGGAAGACCTGCTGGACGTCCTCAAGGCCCGCTTCGGGTTGGACAAGACGCTGATCTGA
- a CDS encoding phage integrase family protein, giving the protein MPDDRDTLAATKLTRTEFAVVRAYAQGMKPLEIANRYLQDPDDDDDLTEHQAIQRILALRDRLVQFALQHDRPDIAEMFEALRGRSDAGMTRRVDALTSIEQLGQGRPLPGHQVSLWFGPSLSRRLMAAGIRTIADMTDLANRKGSGWWRHVPRIGRHSAEIIVRWLATQSAQTALKVSPHVLASAQIVDRKALYARPLGRGMAFPVPLELMRAPETFAPWAMALGEELKDVQGWVAARASSPNTWKSYRREAERFLLWAAGQGKSLRAMAADDLDAYRAFLANPEPSSFWCGPAGPRDKAHWRPFEGPLRTSSCEAAMRVISALLRALRKGDPARLARSGVVDDGTATVQASSKPATLPRETIESFLAWLSASPSSPRQRAALAAALLLARHGIRIVELASFRLVHFSYSPSAAPPTGRLLLEAKSTARRGEIVLDQDAWSALSAHWTDRQLAWDTLSEGWDPDAALLAPIEYPSTARGRAKQSIATAGYSASGLEQLLRASWRRFAETHDVDVEAFTPRQLRLG; this is encoded by the coding sequence ATGCCTGACGATCGAGATACGCTGGCCGCCACGAAACTGACGCGAACGGAATTTGCCGTCGTGCGGGCGTACGCCCAGGGCATGAAGCCCCTTGAGATCGCCAACCGGTACCTGCAGGACCCCGACGACGACGACGATCTGACCGAGCACCAGGCCATACAACGCATCCTGGCGCTGCGCGATCGGTTGGTCCAGTTCGCTTTGCAGCATGATCGCCCCGATATAGCGGAGATGTTCGAGGCGCTGCGCGGGCGCTCCGACGCCGGCATGACTCGCCGGGTAGATGCGCTGACTTCGATCGAACAGTTGGGCCAGGGGCGCCCACTTCCGGGGCATCAGGTCTCCCTCTGGTTCGGCCCCAGCCTGTCTCGACGACTGATGGCAGCCGGCATCCGGACGATCGCCGACATGACCGACCTGGCCAATCGAAAAGGCAGCGGCTGGTGGCGTCATGTGCCGCGTATCGGGCGACATTCTGCGGAGATCATCGTCCGCTGGCTTGCCACGCAATCCGCCCAGACGGCGCTCAAGGTCAGTCCGCATGTGCTCGCATCGGCACAAATAGTGGATCGTAAAGCACTTTATGCGAGGCCATTGGGACGAGGTATGGCATTCCCTGTTCCGCTTGAACTGATGCGTGCACCGGAAACATTTGCTCCCTGGGCGATGGCGCTGGGGGAAGAACTCAAAGACGTTCAAGGATGGGTGGCAGCACGGGCGAGCTCTCCAAACACCTGGAAGAGCTACCGTCGCGAGGCCGAGCGGTTTCTGCTCTGGGCTGCCGGGCAAGGTAAGTCATTACGTGCCATGGCTGCCGATGACCTGGATGCGTATCGGGCGTTCCTTGCCAATCCGGAGCCTTCATCATTCTGGTGTGGCCCGGCCGGTCCGCGTGACAAGGCGCACTGGCGGCCATTCGAAGGGCCATTGCGTACCAGTTCCTGCGAGGCGGCGATGCGGGTGATCAGCGCGCTGTTGCGGGCATTGCGCAAGGGAGATCCGGCCAGGTTGGCGCGGAGCGGCGTGGTCGATGATGGGACTGCCACCGTGCAGGCATCCTCCAAACCGGCGACGTTACCCCGCGAGACGATCGAATCATTCCTGGCCTGGCTGAGTGCCAGCCCGTCTTCACCACGGCAGCGTGCCGCGTTGGCGGCAGCGCTACTGCTCGCTCGTCACGGAATCCGGATCGTCGAACTGGCTTCGTTTCGCCTGGTTCATTTTTCCTACTCACCGTCTGCGGCGCCCCCTACGGGCCGGCTGCTGCTCGAAGCAAAGAGTACGGCGAGGCGTGGCGAGATCGTCCTGGATCAGGATGCGTGGTCCGCCCTGTCGGCCCATTGGACGGACCGACAACTGGCGTGGGATACGTTGAGTGAGGGATGGGATCCTGATGCCGCGTTGCTGGCGCCGATCGAGTACCCGTCGACAGCTCGGGGGCGAGCCAAGCAATCGATAGCGACGGCAGGTTACTCGGCCAGTGGCTTGGAGCAATTGCTCCGGGCAAGCTGGAGACGTTTTGCCGAGACGCACGACGTCGACGTGGAAGCCTTCACGCCGAGGCAGTTGCGGTTGGGGTGA
- a CDS encoding AAA family ATPase gives MAAKIITVFNQKGGCGKTTVSMHIAGTLGLRGARSLLVDMDEQGTATRWAAQASDERPFPASVIGLAPSGGAMHREVRKFVNDYDYILVDCPPAVHSAAPSSALLISDLAIIPVVPSPPDLWAAVAAKTLAQHAQVQNETLQIRVMANMVQRRVSIARQAIEILGDDGDVPLLNAMVGSRSAFRECQAIGCTVHGVPGAREAVQEVDMMVDEILSLIE, from the coding sequence GTGGCAGCAAAGATCATCACCGTTTTCAACCAAAAGGGCGGCTGCGGCAAGACCACAGTCAGTATGCATATCGCTGGCACGCTTGGACTCCGCGGTGCCCGGTCGCTGTTGGTGGATATGGATGAGCAAGGCACTGCTACGCGCTGGGCTGCGCAAGCTAGCGACGAACGCCCATTTCCGGCCTCAGTGATCGGATTGGCTCCATCGGGAGGCGCCATGCACCGGGAAGTGCGCAAGTTCGTCAACGATTACGACTACATCCTTGTCGATTGCCCGCCTGCCGTCCATTCTGCAGCCCCATCGAGCGCCTTGCTGATCTCCGATCTGGCAATCATCCCGGTCGTGCCGTCGCCGCCAGACCTCTGGGCAGCCGTTGCCGCCAAAACATTGGCGCAGCACGCCCAGGTACAGAATGAAACGCTTCAGATCCGTGTGATGGCGAACATGGTCCAGCGCCGCGTGTCTATTGCGCGTCAGGCCATCGAGATCCTCGGTGATGACGGCGATGTTCCGCTGTTGAACGCAATGGTCGGTTCGCGATCGGCCTTTCGAGAGTGCCAAGCCATTGGCTGCACGGTGCATGGCGTGCCGGGAGCACGCGAGGCCGTGCAGGAAGTCGACATGATGGTGGACGAAATCTTGTCCCTGATTGAGTAA
- a CDS encoding replication protein RepA → MPIKRSMAIDEDRSVLVGDNEPSRIIVPGNENGLVPSEKFQRLFDEAQAMEREDAWQSGEVGFLSRASVQVTLPYRAPKGAPPVWTRTSGNISLMIQPGYFTQQRSERATNGRQKLVSETVSLGYPYGSYPRLMLAWIGKEIMAKKKRGEFTGTVEDRRISLGNSLSEFMYNLGIPMATGGKRGTMTLVRQQMIRLFSATIAIVQNKSVPVPNQAPNHEPLSIDRVGYLLADQLSTWWDPMQPGQGSMFESFVVLSEPFFNELVNRPVPVDMRALKALKQSPFALDVYSWLTYRFFTIQRRTEIPWEALQMQFGTETESERKFRALFRKALKDVLVVYPGAKVDADSSKALILQPSRTSVRKLS, encoded by the coding sequence ATGCCGATCAAACGCTCAATGGCCATCGACGAGGATCGCTCCGTCCTGGTAGGGGACAACGAGCCATCCCGTATCATCGTTCCCGGAAACGAGAACGGCCTTGTCCCATCCGAAAAATTCCAGCGCCTGTTCGACGAGGCTCAGGCCATGGAACGCGAGGACGCATGGCAAAGCGGTGAAGTAGGCTTTCTGAGCCGTGCCAGCGTACAGGTAACGTTGCCCTATCGCGCCCCAAAGGGTGCGCCGCCGGTGTGGACGCGCACTAGTGGCAACATCTCGTTGATGATCCAGCCTGGCTATTTCACGCAGCAGCGCTCCGAGCGGGCTACGAACGGCCGGCAGAAGCTCGTCTCGGAAACTGTATCCCTTGGCTACCCTTACGGGTCCTATCCGCGCTTGATGCTGGCCTGGATCGGCAAGGAGATCATGGCCAAGAAGAAGCGAGGCGAGTTCACTGGAACCGTCGAGGATCGACGTATTTCCCTTGGCAACTCGCTGTCCGAGTTCATGTACAACCTGGGCATCCCGATGGCCACGGGGGGCAAGCGTGGGACGATGACGCTGGTACGCCAGCAGATGATTCGGTTGTTCTCCGCGACGATTGCGATCGTGCAGAACAAGTCGGTGCCTGTGCCGAATCAGGCGCCGAATCATGAACCGCTATCGATCGATCGCGTTGGCTACTTGCTGGCGGATCAGCTGTCGACATGGTGGGATCCGATGCAGCCAGGGCAAGGCTCGATGTTCGAGAGCTTCGTGGTGTTGTCCGAGCCGTTTTTCAACGAGTTGGTCAACCGCCCGGTACCCGTGGATATGCGTGCGCTCAAGGCACTCAAGCAGTCGCCTTTCGCGTTGGACGTGTATTCGTGGCTGACGTATCGCTTCTTCACGATTCAGCGGCGCACCGAGATTCCCTGGGAAGCCTTGCAGATGCAGTTCGGTACGGAAACGGAGAGCGAGCGCAAGTTCCGGGCGCTGTTCCGTAAGGCGCTCAAGGATGTGCTCGTGGTCTATCCTGGTGCGAAGGTAGATGCCGATTCTTCGAAGGCACTGATCCTGCAGCCATCCCGAACGAGCGTCCGCAAGCTTTCCTGA
- a CDS encoding cold-shock protein: MATGTVKWFNETKGFGFITPDDGGADLFAHFSEIQGSGFKTLKDGQRVTFEVKQGPKGLQASAIKPA; the protein is encoded by the coding sequence ATGGCAACCGGTACGGTCAAGTGGTTCAACGAGACCAAGGGTTTCGGCTTCATTACTCCGGATGACGGTGGTGCAGATCTGTTTGCTCACTTCTCGGAAATCCAGGGCAGCGGCTTCAAGACGCTGAAGGACGGTCAACGCGTGACGTTCGAAGTGAAGCAAGGCCCGAAGGGTCTGCAGGCATCTGCAATCAAGCCTGCGTAA